The Acidobacteriota bacterium sequence CTACGCGATAGGAGCCGGCCTCGTCGGGGGCTCGCAGGGTCAAGGTCACGGCGGCTTCCCCGCCGGGGGCGATATCTTGCGGCAGGGGGGCGCGGGCCCAGTCGCGGAGTCCGTCTTCGCCGGGCTTCTGGAGGCGAGCGCCGAGGCGCGTGTCGCCGGCCCTTTCCCGAGCGCCGCCGGCGATCCAGCGGGTATCGCCCCGGTTGCGCAGGCGGCAGTCCAGCTGGAGCTCTTCGCCGGCCGACGCGATGAGGGGCGCCGTCGCGGTCTCGACGGCGATCTCGGCCGCTAGCCAACCGGGTCGGCGGGTGGTCGGCTGTGGCTCGCCCTTGTAGATCAAGATGAAGTGTTGCGCCAGCAACTCGCCGGTGAATCCCTTCCAGAAGCGCGTGAAGCCCTTGCCCTGGAGAAAGCGGGGAAAGTCCGCCGCCGGCACCGGCGGGGGATTCAGCGCCACCGGCACGACCAGGGTGCGGTCGAAGCCTGCGGTCCGGGCTTGGCGATCGAGCTCTTCGACCACCACGTCGTTCTCCAGCACACCGGTCTCCGCCGCTTCCTGCTGCCCGACCTCGGAGGCGGAGTGCTCGCGCCCCGGCTCGCTCATCGCGACGATGCCTCCGGGGCGCAGCACCCGGGCCATCTCGGCGAGTAGCTGGTCGGTGTTCGGAATGTGGTGGAAGGCGTCGTGCAGCACGATGCGATCGCATTGGCCGTCGGCCAGCGGTAGGCGGTAGCCATCGTAGGGCAGGAACTGCGGATCGAGATCCCAGCGCGTCCGGGGGTTTTGCTCGAAGACCTCCCGTGCCATCTCGAGGGCGGTGGGAGAAACGTCGACGGCGATGGTCTGACAGCCGAACAGATTGAGGAAGTGGGACACCCAGGCGCTGCCCGCCCCGAGCTCGAGAACCACATCGCCGGGACCGACCTGGAGATGCTCGAAGAGCACCCCGAGGTTGAACAGGTAGCGCGGGAAGGCGAAGGGATCGCTGAACGGCTTGCCTTGGATGTAGTGCTTGGCCTCGGTGTCGAGGTAGTACTGCTCGGCGGCCGTATTGAGCTCGTCGGCGCGGGTGGCGAGGTCATGGCCGGCCTCGGCCGGCGGCTCCGGCACCCGGATCTGAGGTCGCAGCAACAGCCGGGCGAAGAGGTCCGAGATCTTCTCGACCAGGGTGAAGGGGCGGGCGGGGTCGGCCATGGCGGAGGGAGTATGCCATTCCGCCCCGGGGCTGACCAGCCTCGCGCCGCCGACCCCCAAGGTGACCTTTCGAGACGTCTTCAGTGGTTGGTCCCTCGGCTCCTGTTGAGCCGCTCCGCTTCCGTCGTGACACCCGCAGCTCTGAGCGAAGGCAATAGAAAGTATTTGACAGTCTGAGTTATCAGAGGATAAGTTGTGATTCATTGAATGTTTTCTGTAGATCGTTAGTGCAGAAATACAGATGCGCGCCGCTGCGTCATCGAGGAACTTGCTGGATCTATCGACTTCAATGGGCGCGCTGCGCCGTGGCCTCGGCTAGAAAGGATCCTCGATGAAAATCAACCAATGGCTTTTTTGTATCTTGCTCATTCTGGTCGCGAGCGCGACCTACGGATATCCGGCGGTCGAACCCGCTGATGATTCTCTGGGCTGGCTCGAAGGGCAGACGGATGTCGCGACGGACTCGAACCAAGAGCTCAAACCCGGCGACTCTCCGGAAATTCTCGATGAGCTCGGTTACTGCCGCGGCATCGGCGTCTGTAGTCTCACGCCGGGCTGCATCCAATTGCCGACCAGCCTGCGCCCGCAGGGAGCGAGGTTGGCTGCCGGTCTCTCGGGCTGGTGGAGCAATCCCCTCAAGACGAAGTGCGGGACGAAGAGCTGCTTCCTGGTACTGCGCTGCCCGTGCGGTAAGCGTTTGATGACGGAGATCTGCGATGGCTGCTGATCTCCGAACCCGAACTTCTGGCCTCTCGCTGACGCTCTTGCTGCTGGCGCCAGCCGCTATGGTGGGAGAAAACGGGCCGCTCGATGAGTTCCTCGCCCAGTACTCGCGCATCGAGAGCCTGCACATGAAGGCGTCGGCGATCGTCTCGCTCGAGACCCCGGAAGGGCCTCGGGTAGGCAGTGTCCAGATCGAGTACTGGGAGTCCGGCGGTAGGTATCGCCTGGTGAGCCGTTCGGAACGCGGCCTCAAGCTGGTCGCCGACACCGAGACCGCCTTCGATGGCGAGTCCTTCCAGCTCTGGCTGCGCGACGAGAACATTCTCTCGCTAGCGCGGCAGGACTCGAAGGTCCCGACCTCCGCGATGGAGAATCCCTTCTTTCTGCCGGTGCAGTTCCTGCGTTCCGATGGCCGCCTCGGTGAAGGGGCCCTGCGACTGGCGGACGTGGTCCGGGCGTCTGCTGTCGTCGAGCGGCCGCAGCAGGGCGACGCGGAGCTCATCTTCGGCGATGCCTACCGGGTGGTGACTCAGACCGAGCGTGGCAAGGCCGTTCCGAGGGTTATCCAGCAGCGGGCTACGGGCTCCGCTGGTCACAGCCTGATCGAGCTGCGGGATTATCGTCCCTATGGGCCCAAGGGGCTGCTCTTCCCGGCCGGCATTTCGGTGCAGGTGGTGGACCCGAAAGCCGGAACCCTCCGCACCGAGATTCTGATCTCGACCCTCGAGTTCGATCTTCCACTGCCAGCGTCGACCTTCGTCATCGCCGGCGATGACGAGACCCGAATCTGGAACTCCGACCTCGAGCGCTTCGAGGACGATTCCGGTATGCCAGGGGAGCCTGGCCCCGGAGGCTGATCCTCCGGGCTGGACGATCGAGCCCCATCCAACCAGATCAAACTTTCGCTTCGAATCGCCGCGAGAGCGACCTGCGGGAACCTTGCGCCGCGGGGTGCGTTTTCCCCTTTGGGGATGGGATTCAGGCCGCGGTGGGGAAGGACCGTGGTGCCGTGCGGTTCGACCTTGCCGCGGCCTTGGTCTGGGATCATCGGCTCTCGGAGCTGCTGGGCCGCTACCGGCGGTGGCGCGAGGGCGACAGGAGGGCGAGCGGTGAAGGGTGCTTTGCGGTGGATGCGATTCGGGTTGGTTCTGAGCCTGGCGTTCGGGGCTTCGCTGGCGGCGGGGGATGAGCAGACGCTGGTTCTGCCCCGCCCTTCCGGGCCCGATGGCGTCGGCACCATGGTCTGGCACTGGATCGACGAGGAGCGCCCCGACGAGCTCAGCGCCGACAGCGGAGACCGCCGCGCCATCATGGCCCAGGTCTGGTATCCGGCGACGGTCGCGGAGGACGCGCCGCGGGCGCCCTATGCACCGCTCCATCCCGAGCTGACGATGGTTCGCCCGTGGAGCGTCCCTTCGGCGCCGCTGGTGGCCGCAGGGGGGCGCTTGCCGGTGGTGGTGTTGAGCCCGGGCCGGGGCATGGCGCGGCACTTCTATACCGGGGTGGCGGAAGATCTCGCCAGCCACGGCTACCTGGTGCTGGCCGTCGACAGTCCCTATATCGGTCGCGTGATCTATCCCGATGGGCGATTGATCTCTCCCGACCCTCGGTTTCGACCGAGCCGCGAGTTGATGATGGGGCCCTACGAGGAGGTCGACCGTTTCTTCGAGCCCCCGACCGCCCTTGGTGCCGGCGACATCGCCTTCGCCCTGCGACGCCTCGCCGAGCTCGACCGCGCGGATCCGTCCGGGCGCCTGACCGGGCGAGTCGACCTCGGCCGGTTGGGAGTCTTCGGCCATTCTCTGGGCGGGCGGATCGCCGGCGCCGTGACCGGCAGCGATGAGCGAGTCCGCGCCTTTGCGGCGATGGAGGGGGTGGCGCCGCGGAAGGTTCGCCAGGGCGGCCTCGATGCTGCCGCCTTGGTGCTCTACAGCAGCTCCCTGCCGGACATCGCCCAGCCCAATCTGCGCGACATCATTGCCAACCGGCGCAACGATGTGTTCTTGGCTCGTCTGGAGGGCTTCGGCCACAACTCGGTGACCGATCTACCGCTGCTCGATCCGGCGACCTACGGGGCCGAGGTCGACTCCGGGCTCGGCCTCGAGCGGACGAGAGCGCTGCTGAGAAGCTTCTTCGACCGCTACGTGCGCCAGCGGTCGGTGTCCTTCAACGCCCTTGGGGAGTTGCCCGAGGTGACGTTGGAGCACTTTCCGGCGCCGCCTTCAGGCAACGATTGAGCCAGGCCCGAGGACTGTCGCGGACGCCGCCGTCCTC is a genomic window containing:
- a CDS encoding methyltransferase domain-containing protein: MADPARPFTLVEKISDLFARLLLRPQIRVPEPPAEAGHDLATRADELNTAAEQYYLDTEAKHYIQGKPFSDPFAFPRYLFNLGVLFEHLQVGPGDVVLELGAGSAWVSHFLNLFGCQTIAVDVSPTALEMAREVFEQNPRTRWDLDPQFLPYDGYRLPLADGQCDRIVLHDAFHHIPNTDQLLAEMARVLRPGGIVAMSEPGREHSASEVGQQEAAETGVLENDVVVEELDRQARTAGFDRTLVVPVALNPPPVPAADFPRFLQGKGFTRFWKGFTGELLAQHFILIYKGEPQPTTRRPGWLAAEIAVETATAPLIASAGEELQLDCRLRNRGDTRWIAGGARERAGDTRLGARLQKPGEDGLRDWARAPLPQDIAPGGEAAVTLTLRAPDEAGSYRVVLDLVAEQVAWFADRGSPTTVLELEVEGPQPASS